One part of the Sphingobacterium sp. LZ7M1 genome encodes these proteins:
- a CDS encoding DUF1080 domain-containing protein, translating into MKRNFMYVLVGAIGLTVASCATKNASTQKGADVPAYEVLDLPKVSLKDFKKNSAGAYVLFDGTSLNGWRGYGKDHVPSKWGIDNGTLKFSKAPAGVQNPEGGDLIFAHDFKNFELEFEWKISKGGNSGTFFLAKEIKGQPIYISSPEFQLLDNENHPDAKQGVDGNRKSSSLYDMIPAKPQNAFPAGEWNRAKIVVSKGKVTHYQNDEKVVEYELWTPEWTQLLEASKFSKEKWPLAFELLNNVGGKSKSGVIGFQDHGDDVWLRNITVKEL; encoded by the coding sequence ATGAAAAGAAACTTTATGTATGTATTAGTAGGCGCAATCGGATTGACAGTTGCCTCATGTGCAACCAAGAACGCTTCCACGCAAAAAGGAGCAGATGTTCCTGCCTATGAAGTACTGGACCTGCCTAAAGTATCCCTTAAAGATTTTAAAAAGAACTCCGCTGGAGCATACGTTCTATTTGATGGAACATCATTGAATGGATGGAGAGGCTACGGCAAAGACCATGTGCCAAGTAAATGGGGCATTGATAACGGAACCTTGAAGTTTTCAAAAGCACCTGCTGGTGTACAAAATCCTGAAGGTGGAGATTTGATCTTCGCTCATGATTTCAAAAACTTTGAACTGGAATTTGAGTGGAAGATTTCAAAAGGAGGAAACTCTGGAACCTTCTTCTTGGCTAAAGAAATCAAAGGACAGCCAATTTACATTTCAAGTCCTGAGTTCCAGTTATTGGATAATGAAAACCACCCTGATGCAAAACAAGGTGTTGATGGAAACCGTAAATCATCTTCATTGTATGATATGATCCCTGCGAAACCTCAAAATGCATTCCCTGCAGGCGAGTGGAACAGAGCTAAGATTGTTGTTAGCAAAGGAAAAGTAACGCATTACCAGAACGACGAGAAAGTTGTTGAATATGAATTGTGGACTCCTGAGTGGACTCAATTATTGGAAGCTAGTAAATTCAGCAAGGAAAAATGGCCTTTGGCATTTGAGTTATTGAATAACGTAGGTGGTAAATCGAAATCAGGTGTGATCGGATTCCAAGATCACGGTGATGATGTATGGTTGAGAAATATCACTGTAAAAGAATTATAA
- a CDS encoding SGNH/GDSL hydrolase N-terminal domain-containing protein, whose product MFKLLRHWKESFLSSLFCMLLLIASAQEIKWHDVLKESALKGRVKAIGAHDGYARLPLALKGEVRDAVWNLGQDAAGVYVEFKTSAASFSIRYQVAGGLNMPHMPTTGVSGLDLYTKAPNEKEWNWIHGKYSFKDTIGYTYEDFGSLSGNILGYTSRYIIP is encoded by the coding sequence ATGTTTAAATTATTAAGACATTGGAAAGAGAGCTTTTTGAGCTCTCTTTTTTGTATGCTGCTATTGATAGCTTCCGCACAAGAGATCAAATGGCATGATGTGCTGAAAGAAAGTGCGTTGAAGGGCAGGGTTAAGGCTATAGGAGCTCATGACGGCTACGCCAGATTACCATTGGCATTGAAAGGGGAGGTTCGGGATGCAGTCTGGAATTTGGGTCAGGATGCAGCAGGTGTTTATGTTGAGTTCAAGACTTCAGCAGCTTCCTTTTCCATTCGCTATCAAGTTGCGGGAGGGCTGAATATGCCGCATATGCCAACTACGGGGGTAAGTGGTTTGGACCTTTATACCAAAGCACCTAACGAGAAAGAATGGAATTGGATACATGGGAAATATAGTTTCAAAGATACCATTGGCTATACCTATGAAGATTTTGGATCCCTTTCGGGAAATATATTAGGTTATACCTCCCGCTATATAATTCCGTAA
- a CDS encoding SGNH/GDSL hydrolase family protein, translating into MEIGVAGDLNFIHQKSKPIIVYGTSIAQGACASRPGLGWTNWMGRNFDHDVVNLAFIGNGRLEQPILDLIKQEDAAVFILDCIPNLSVAGEDGKDKLTGLINNAVKTIREKHPKTPIVIAAHSSSEVPGVFNMKTNADYQSRSRVAEKAVKALQGQGDKNLYWLSEKEIGLDRNSTVDYAHPNDYGMEKIAAAYTKLLKSILK; encoded by the coding sequence ATGGAAATTGGGGTAGCTGGTGATCTGAACTTTATCCATCAGAAGAGCAAGCCTATCATTGTATATGGAACTTCCATTGCTCAAGGTGCCTGTGCATCTAGGCCAGGTTTAGGCTGGACCAATTGGATGGGTAGGAACTTTGACCACGATGTTGTTAATTTGGCATTCATTGGAAATGGCAGGTTGGAGCAACCTATTTTAGACTTGATCAAGCAGGAAGATGCTGCTGTATTTATTCTGGATTGTATCCCCAACCTATCGGTAGCGGGAGAGGATGGGAAAGATAAATTGACTGGCTTGATCAACAATGCTGTCAAGACCATCAGGGAAAAGCATCCTAAGACGCCAATCGTCATTGCTGCACACAGTTCTAGTGAGGTTCCAGGGGTTTTCAACATGAAGACCAATGCAGACTACCAAAGTCGTTCAAGAGTTGCTGAAAAGGCCGTGAAAGCTTTGCAAGGACAGGGAGATAAAAATCTTTATTGGCTATCAGAAAAGGAAATCGGATTGGATAGGAATTCAACGGTGGACTATGCCCATCCAAATGACTATGGAATGGAGAAAATCGCTGCCGCCTATACCAAATTATTGAAGAGTATCTTGAAATAA
- a CDS encoding YjjG family noncanonical pyrimidine nucleotidase — translation MFNDKKHLFFDLDHTIWDFDRNAEETLHELYFRYSFNDIFNLPTSERFIATYTENNHRLWNLYHHGKIDKPTLRKLRFADTFTQLGVNPELFPLAFEEEYLEICPTKTNLFPNAHETLAYLKDRYTLHLISNGFKEACEKKLQYSNLAPYFETIVISEIIGINKPDIRIFEHALNNGGANKTEAVMIGDNLDADVRGAQNAGLEAIFFNPLEVEKPEDVNHMIKDLKELQQLF, via the coding sequence ATGTTCAACGATAAAAAACACTTATTTTTCGATTTAGACCATACCATTTGGGATTTTGATAGAAATGCCGAAGAAACCCTGCATGAACTTTATTTCAGATATTCCTTCAACGATATCTTCAATTTACCCACTTCGGAAAGGTTCATTGCCACCTATACTGAAAACAATCATCGTCTATGGAACCTGTATCACCATGGTAAGATAGATAAACCAACCTTGAGAAAATTGAGGTTTGCCGATACTTTCACCCAATTAGGGGTCAATCCAGAATTGTTCCCATTGGCTTTTGAAGAAGAATACCTAGAAATCTGTCCCACCAAGACCAATCTGTTTCCTAATGCACATGAGACCTTGGCTTACTTAAAGGACAGATATACCCTGCACTTGATTTCAAATGGCTTTAAAGAGGCCTGTGAGAAAAAATTACAGTATAGCAATCTTGCTCCCTACTTCGAAACCATTGTCATTTCAGAGATCATCGGTATCAATAAACCCGATATCCGAATCTTTGAACATGCCTTAAATAATGGTGGCGCGAATAAAACCGAAGCGGTCATGATTGGGGATAACTTAGATGCTGATGTTCGTGGAGCACAGAATGCAGGCTTGGAAGCCATTTTCTTCAATCCACTCGAGGTTGAGAAACCTGAAGATGTCAATCACATGATCAAGGATTTAAAAGAGTTACAACAGCTATTTTAA
- a CDS encoding sensor histidine kinase KdpD has product MRKALFLFYFLVFYAITQLLWWGFILVKFEPDRKGMIIGEGLIFLLIFIWGALKLKKHVKREHEISQQQQNFLLAITHELKSPLASVKLYIQTILKRDLDREQQKVFLGNSLKDIERLDDLVENILLTTKLENRAYQLPKEAFNVTELVEQIVDRLQKNACKSQVIKPDLDGDIELKADKFAISNVITNLIENAVKYSPPCATVYVKLKKQGNNLLFSVTDHGEGIPDDEKKLIFNKFYRVGSEATRKTKGTGLGLYIVKTVLQKHNATIRVKDNTPTGSIFEVIFENYAN; this is encoded by the coding sequence ATGAGAAAAGCTTTATTTCTATTTTATTTTCTTGTCTTTTATGCGATTACCCAATTATTGTGGTGGGGATTTATCTTAGTAAAGTTTGAACCCGACCGCAAGGGAATGATCATAGGAGAAGGTCTGATTTTCTTGTTGATCTTTATATGGGGAGCTTTGAAGCTGAAGAAACATGTAAAAAGAGAACATGAGATCAGCCAGCAACAGCAGAACTTCCTATTGGCCATCACTCATGAGCTTAAATCCCCCTTAGCATCTGTAAAACTCTATATTCAAACGATATTGAAACGTGATCTGGATAGAGAGCAGCAGAAGGTCTTTTTAGGGAATTCCCTAAAGGATATCGAACGCTTGGATGATCTGGTTGAAAACATCCTGTTGACGACTAAATTAGAGAATAGAGCCTATCAACTGCCGAAAGAGGCTTTTAATGTCACTGAATTGGTGGAGCAGATCGTGGATAGATTGCAGAAGAATGCCTGTAAATCCCAAGTCATCAAGCCTGATTTGGACGGAGATATTGAGTTGAAGGCAGATAAATTTGCGATTAGCAATGTGATTACAAACTTGATTGAAAACGCTGTAAAATATTCACCTCCTTGTGCAACTGTTTATGTCAAGTTGAAGAAACAGGGCAATAACCTGTTATTTTCGGTTACAGATCATGGCGAAGGAATACCTGATGATGAAAAAAAACTTATATTTAATAAGTTTTATAGAGTAGGTAGTGAAGCGACCCGAAAAACCAAAGGCACTGGTTTAGGGTTATATATTGTTAAGACAGTATTACAAAAACACAATGCAACCATTAGGGTAAAGGATAATACCCCTACTGGGAGTATCTTTGAAGTAATTTTTGAAAATTATGCAAACTAA
- a CDS encoding response regulator transcription factor: MQTKQRILLVEDEEHLLEAIKLNLELEGYRVTTATDGKKALKIFKEERFNLIILDVMIPEIDGFQVAETIRLQNSEVPIMFLTAKNSSEDRITGLKKGADDYLVKPFNLEELILRVSNLIRRGMKGDDLKELNSYSIGDKTIYFNSFELHHADGSITSLTKKETMLLKLLIERRNEAVSREQILETVWNYDVYPSTRTIDNFILTFRKYFEPDQKHPIYFHSIRGVGYKFTDNSN, from the coding sequence ATGCAAACTAAACAACGTATACTATTAGTTGAAGATGAGGAACATCTGTTAGAAGCGATCAAGTTGAATCTAGAGCTTGAAGGCTACCGTGTGACGACGGCAACAGATGGTAAAAAAGCATTAAAAATATTTAAGGAAGAACGTTTTAACCTGATTATCCTGGATGTAATGATTCCGGAAATCGATGGCTTCCAAGTTGCAGAAACCATAAGGCTTCAGAATTCGGAAGTTCCTATTATGTTCTTGACGGCCAAAAACAGTTCAGAAGACCGTATTACAGGCCTTAAAAAGGGAGCTGACGATTATTTAGTGAAACCATTTAACTTGGAAGAGCTGATTTTGCGCGTGAGCAACCTGATCCGCCGTGGTATGAAAGGAGATGACCTAAAAGAGTTGAATTCATACAGTATTGGTGACAAGACCATCTATTTCAATTCCTTTGAGCTACATCATGCTGATGGTAGCATTACTTCTTTGACAAAGAAAGAAACGATGTTGCTTAAATTATTGATAGAGCGCAGAAATGAGGCAGTTTCCCGTGAGCAGATCTTGGAGACAGTTTGGAATTATGATGTGTACCCATCAACACGTACGATCGATAATTTTATCTTGACCTTTAGGAAGTATTTTGAACCTGATCAAAAGCATCCGATTTATTTCCATTCCATCCGTGGAGTCGGTTATAAGTTTACAGACAACTCGAACTAA
- the hemE gene encoding uroporphyrinogen decarboxylase, which translates to MKNDLLIRAALSQPTERPPVWMMRQAGRFMKEYWEIKNKYSFLEMCKTPEIAADVTMLPIDLLGVDAAILFSDILVTAEAMGGDLSFEQGVGPRFSNPIRTVQDTENLSVDCLDKLQYVADAIKVIQGRLDGKVPLIGFAGAPFTILSYLVEGGSSKDFKLTKTLLNNQPELAHSILQKIADVTINYMNMQIDAGVNALQLFDSWALALSWNDYHEFSHKYNKYIISKLNRKDVPVISFCKGSSVFAPIMAEAQPDVVSVDWNADLLNIKKSLPNNMAVQGNLDPFVLYADKPVIKKKILDLFERMRGEDGFIFNLGHGIMPDIPFDNVKYAVETIKEFRY; encoded by the coding sequence TTGAAAAACGATCTATTGATTCGCGCTGCGTTGTCGCAGCCTACGGAACGACCTCCAGTATGGATGATGCGTCAAGCAGGAAGGTTTATGAAAGAATATTGGGAAATCAAGAACAAGTATTCTTTCTTGGAAATGTGCAAAACCCCTGAGATTGCCGCAGATGTTACCATGCTGCCAATAGACCTATTAGGTGTTGATGCAGCTATTTTATTTTCGGATATCTTGGTTACGGCCGAGGCAATGGGGGGAGACCTATCCTTTGAACAAGGTGTAGGCCCGAGATTCTCCAATCCGATTAGGACAGTGCAAGATACCGAGAATCTATCGGTAGATTGTTTGGATAAACTACAGTATGTTGCTGATGCCATCAAAGTAATCCAAGGCCGATTAGACGGTAAAGTGCCTTTGATCGGTTTTGCAGGAGCGCCATTTACCATTTTGAGCTATTTGGTTGAAGGTGGTTCTTCCAAGGATTTCAAATTGACTAAAACCTTGTTGAACAATCAACCTGAATTGGCACATTCCATTTTGCAGAAGATTGCCGATGTAACGATCAATTACATGAATATGCAAATCGATGCAGGTGTTAATGCGTTGCAGTTATTCGATAGCTGGGCATTGGCATTATCATGGAATGATTACCATGAGTTTTCGCATAAATACAATAAATACATTATTTCTAAATTGAACAGAAAAGACGTACCGGTTATTTCTTTCTGTAAGGGAAGTTCTGTATTTGCACCGATTATGGCAGAAGCACAACCAGATGTGGTTTCTGTAGATTGGAATGCTGATTTATTGAACATCAAAAAATCATTGCCTAACAATATGGCTGTTCAGGGTAACCTGGATCCATTTGTGCTTTATGCAGATAAGCCAGTGATCAAGAAAAAGATCTTAGATCTATTTGAACGTATGCGTGGAGAGGATGGATTCATCTTTAACCTTGGACACGGTATCATGCCTGATATTCCTTTTGACAACGTGAAATACGCTGTAGAAACCATTAAGGAATTCAGATACTAA
- the hemJ gene encoding protoporphyrinogen oxidase HemJ: MVYLYAKAIHIIFVICWMAGLFYMPRLFVYHTEAKQKSEIEYQVLHKQFVIMENRLWWVITTPSMYLVIISALVMLYINPVLLSTGWMQIKLGFVAALIAYHFISQKIMYRLRDEKSNWTSTHLRMWNEVSTIILFAIVFLVILKSAIGWVFGVLGIFGLGILLMILVKLYKKYRKSKGEQVD; this comes from the coding sequence ATGGTCTATCTATACGCGAAAGCAATCCATATTATTTTTGTTATCTGCTGGATGGCTGGGCTTTTTTATATGCCGAGGTTGTTTGTCTATCATACGGAAGCCAAACAGAAATCTGAAATCGAATATCAAGTTCTGCATAAGCAATTTGTTATTATGGAGAATAGGCTGTGGTGGGTGATCACAACGCCTTCAATGTATTTAGTCATTATTTCTGCCTTGGTCATGCTCTATATCAATCCAGTGCTGTTGTCTACAGGATGGATGCAGATCAAGTTGGGTTTTGTTGCGGCCTTGATAGCCTATCACTTTATCTCCCAAAAGATCATGTACAGGTTAAGGGATGAAAAGTCCAATTGGACCTCAACGCATCTACGGATGTGGAATGAGGTTTCTACGATTATCTTGTTTGCTATTGTCTTCCTGGTGATCCTTAAATCTGCAATAGGATGGGTATTTGGTGTTCTGGGAATCTTTGGGTTGGGAATTTTACTGATGATACTTGTTAAGCTTTATAAGAAATACCGAAAGAGTAAAGGGGAGCAGGTTGACTAA
- a CDS encoding NAD-dependent succinate-semialdehyde dehydrogenase, with protein MKNSLLIEKAYLNGSFISSKDTFEVINPSTLKPVGSLPNLTVKDCQKFIDTAYKAWDPWKHTPVGERSKILRNLYNLINEHKQELAEIMTLESGKPIKESLTEVDYANSFIDWFAEEGKRAYGETIPSLAGNARMQTIKQGVGVVAAITPWNFPLAMITRKVGPALAAGCTVVLKPASQTPFSAIALAKLADEAGVPKGVLNVITSKDSKGIGKELATNEKIRKISFTGSTSVGRTLMEQAASTIKRISLELGGNAPFLVFNNADIDKAVEGAVAGKFRNTGQTCVSINRFYVQEDIYDEFTKKLSKAVKALEVGDGLKKTSQVGPLINKEGLKKVEEHVQDAIDKGAKIETGGKAMKGLFYEPTVLSNMPAHSIIATEETFGPICALFKFKTEEEAIKLANDTPFGLASYFFSQDVHQCFRVAEQLEAGMVGVNTGLISNASAPFGGVKQSGLGREGSKYGLDEYIEVKYICFGGN; from the coding sequence ATGAAGAATTCGCTATTAATAGAAAAAGCATATTTGAATGGATCTTTTATCAGTTCCAAAGACACATTTGAAGTCATCAATCCCTCTACTTTAAAACCTGTAGGATCTTTACCAAACTTAACGGTAAAAGACTGTCAGAAATTTATTGACACCGCCTACAAAGCTTGGGACCCTTGGAAGCATACACCTGTAGGCGAAAGATCTAAAATCTTAAGGAATCTTTACAACCTGATCAATGAGCATAAACAGGAACTCGCAGAGATCATGACCCTAGAGAGTGGCAAACCTATTAAGGAATCCTTAACCGAGGTCGATTATGCCAATTCATTTATTGACTGGTTTGCGGAAGAAGGAAAACGTGCTTATGGGGAAACCATCCCCTCACTTGCTGGAAACGCTAGGATGCAAACCATCAAACAAGGTGTTGGTGTCGTTGCGGCGATTACCCCTTGGAACTTCCCTTTGGCGATGATCACACGTAAAGTTGGCCCTGCCTTGGCAGCCGGTTGTACCGTCGTACTGAAACCCGCCTCCCAAACACCCTTCTCCGCTATTGCATTGGCAAAATTAGCCGATGAAGCCGGAGTTCCGAAGGGAGTATTGAATGTCATTACCTCCAAAGACAGCAAAGGAATAGGAAAAGAATTAGCCACTAATGAGAAAATCAGGAAGATTTCCTTTACAGGATCTACCTCGGTTGGTCGGACCCTTATGGAACAGGCAGCTTCAACGATCAAAAGGATCTCCCTTGAACTTGGTGGAAATGCCCCATTCCTGGTATTCAACAATGCAGATATTGACAAAGCTGTTGAAGGTGCAGTGGCAGGTAAGTTTAGGAATACAGGACAAACCTGTGTTTCCATCAATAGATTCTATGTTCAGGAGGATATTTACGATGAATTCACCAAAAAACTAAGCAAAGCAGTAAAAGCATTGGAAGTTGGGGATGGCTTAAAGAAAACATCTCAGGTCGGTCCATTAATCAATAAAGAAGGACTTAAAAAAGTTGAAGAACATGTGCAAGATGCTATTGACAAAGGAGCAAAAATTGAGACCGGTGGAAAAGCAATGAAAGGTTTATTCTATGAACCAACGGTCCTTTCCAATATGCCTGCCCATAGTATCATTGCAACGGAAGAGACCTTCGGCCCTATATGTGCTTTATTCAAATTCAAGACTGAAGAAGAGGCAATCAAATTGGCCAACGACACTCCATTTGGCCTAGCATCCTATTTCTTTAGCCAAGATGTACATCAATGTTTCCGCGTTGCGGAGCAATTGGAAGCCGGCATGGTAGGAGTAAATACAGGATTGATTTCGAATGCTTCAGCACCTTTTGGAGGCGTTAAACAATCCGGTTTAGGTAGAGAAGGGTCAAAATATGGTCTCGATGAGTATATCGAGGTAAAATATATCTGTTTTGGAGGCAATTAA
- a CDS encoding bifunctional 3,4-dihydroxy-2-butanone-4-phosphate synthase/GTP cyclohydrolase II, with the protein MKIQLNTIEEAIEDIKAGKVIIVVDDEDRENEGDFVTAARNATPEVINFMATHGRGLVCAPLTEERCKELNLGLMVNNNTAVYETNFTVSVDLQGYGCTTGISASDRSKTIKALIDPNIKPEELGRPGHIFPLIAKDGGVLRRTGHTEASVDLARLAGFEPAGVLVEILKDDGEMARLPDLIKVAEKFDLKIISIEDLIEYRLKHDTLIQEEVSVEMPTEWGDFKMKAFTQKNTGEQHLALYKGEWKEDEPILVRVHSSCVTGDIFGSCRCDCGPQLHKAMEMIQKEGKGIIVYMNQEGRGIGLVNKLHAYKLQETGVDTVDANLELGFKPDLRDYGVGAQILRYMGVTKMRLMSNNPTKRAGLIGYGLEVVDNVPIEIIPNKYNEAYLKTKRDKMGHTLSNL; encoded by the coding sequence ATGAAAATTCAATTAAATACGATTGAAGAAGCAATCGAAGACATTAAAGCTGGAAAGGTTATCATTGTTGTAGACGATGAAGACCGTGAGAATGAAGGAGACTTTGTAACCGCAGCTAGAAATGCCACTCCAGAGGTCATTAATTTTATGGCCACACATGGTAGAGGCTTGGTATGTGCTCCATTGACCGAAGAACGTTGTAAGGAATTAAACTTAGGTTTAATGGTCAACAACAATACAGCTGTATATGAAACCAACTTCACTGTATCTGTAGACCTTCAAGGGTATGGCTGTACCACTGGTATTTCAGCTTCTGACCGTTCAAAAACAATCAAAGCATTAATTGATCCCAATATAAAGCCTGAGGAATTAGGTCGTCCTGGTCACATTTTCCCATTGATCGCAAAAGATGGTGGGGTATTGCGCAGGACCGGTCATACAGAAGCTTCAGTAGATTTAGCTCGTCTTGCGGGTTTTGAACCAGCAGGTGTGCTAGTCGAGATCTTGAAGGATGATGGTGAAATGGCTCGCCTTCCAGATTTAATAAAGGTTGCAGAGAAATTCGACCTTAAGATCATCTCTATTGAAGACCTTATTGAATATCGCTTGAAGCATGATACGCTGATCCAAGAGGAAGTAAGTGTTGAAATGCCAACAGAATGGGGTGATTTCAAAATGAAAGCATTTACCCAAAAGAATACAGGCGAACAGCATTTGGCCCTATACAAAGGTGAATGGAAAGAAGATGAACCTATCTTGGTACGTGTGCACAGCTCATGCGTCACCGGCGATATCTTCGGCTCATGCCGTTGCGATTGTGGTCCTCAGCTCCATAAAGCTATGGAGATGATCCAGAAAGAAGGAAAAGGTATTATCGTTTATATGAACCAAGAAGGTAGAGGAATCGGCCTTGTCAATAAATTACATGCCTATAAACTTCAAGAAACTGGCGTTGACACCGTTGATGCAAACCTAGAATTAGGTTTCAAACCAGATTTACGTGATTATGGTGTTGGAGCTCAGATCTTGAGATACATGGGTGTCACCAAAATGCGCCTAATGTCCAACAATCCAACTAAACGTGCAGGATTGATCGGTTATGGTCTTGAAGTGGTCGATAATGTACCAATCGAAATCATTCCCAACAAATACAACGAAGCATATTTGAAAACAAAAAGAGACAAAATGGGTCACACCCTAAGTAATCTTTAA
- a CDS encoding helix-turn-helix domain-containing protein, whose protein sequence is MDKLPSITFKEFYAREQLNDQLTNAENLQIDNGFSSRFLSNEYMEGRLLEFNDESISIKYQEWNLFKPFKLSIQHDSHLIKVQFEIEGNCHFESKNHYCIIIPSNHYQFINIPNPQGHIAYNSSRKVLDIYMDQEFLFQLLGTQGYSEQQLKAHFLLKNYTFCRKATLITAQQQQLIQDLLHHQYQSDFAKQFIRIKAIELMITVFAGANNQINQVKWNQSDIDNMMSLKEFLDQNYHQDLRIKTLCRQFGINEFKLKNCFKELFGDTVFVYIRRQKMKKAQELLRNPELEIKEIAYLTGFKYAHHFSKVYFDHYQIRPSEYRNKHMPVEVD, encoded by the coding sequence ATGGATAAATTACCGTCAATTACATTTAAGGAATTCTATGCTAGGGAGCAACTGAATGATCAATTGACAAATGCTGAAAACTTACAAATAGACAATGGTTTTTCGAGCAGGTTTCTGTCCAATGAATACATGGAAGGAAGGTTGTTAGAGTTTAATGATGAGTCCATATCCATCAAATATCAAGAATGGAATCTTTTTAAGCCTTTTAAATTAAGCATCCAGCATGATTCGCATCTGATAAAAGTCCAATTTGAAATTGAAGGAAATTGCCATTTCGAAAGTAAAAACCATTATTGCATCATAATTCCAAGCAACCACTATCAATTCATAAATATTCCCAATCCCCAAGGACACATTGCTTACAATAGCTCTCGAAAGGTATTGGACATCTATATGGATCAGGAATTTCTATTCCAGTTGTTAGGGACCCAAGGCTATTCAGAGCAACAGTTAAAAGCGCATTTCCTTTTAAAAAATTACACTTTCTGTAGAAAAGCGACACTGATAACTGCCCAACAACAACAGCTGATCCAGGATTTGCTTCATCACCAATACCAATCCGACTTCGCAAAACAATTCATTCGAATCAAAGCCATAGAATTAATGATAACGGTCTTTGCTGGAGCAAACAACCAGATCAACCAAGTTAAATGGAATCAATCTGATATCGATAACATGATGTCATTGAAGGAGTTTTTAGACCAAAACTATCATCAGGACCTACGTATCAAGACTTTATGTAGGCAATTTGGAATCAATGAATTTAAACTTAAAAACTGCTTTAAAGAACTCTTTGGCGACACCGTCTTTGTGTACATCCGGAGGCAAAAGATGAAAAAAGCACAGGAACTCTTAAGAAACCCAGAATTAGAGATCAAGGAAATCGCATATTTAACTGGTTTTAAATATGCACATCACTTCTCTAAAGTGTACTTTGACCATTATCAGATTCGGCCAAGCGAGTACAGAAACAAGCATATGCCCGTTGAGGTCGATTAG